The region AAGCTGCTGTGCGCAATACCATTTTGCAAATTCGCGGTGTAGATACCTATAAAGAATTTGTAGAGCGTCACCGCTTGGCGATGAACGAACCAGGCTAGGCTAGCAGGTGGTTACGGCACACGGTGCTGACAATGAGCACGTGTGCAATGCGCATAAAGGCTTAGCGCGTGGTCGACAATCTCAAATCCTTTCGCTTTTGCCACTGCATGCTGACGTTTTTCAATTTCAGCATCAAAAAACTCTTCTACTCGGCCACAGTCCAAACATACCAAATGGTCATGATGCTGGCCTTCATTGAGTTCATAAACTGCTTTGCCACTCTCGAAGTGGCTACGTACCAAGATATCAGCCTGCTCAAATTGAGCCAACACCCGGTACACCGTGGCCAACCCAACATCGGAATGCTCTAGCAACAGCACCCGAAAAACGTCCTCTGCCGTCATATGGCGTTGCTGACCTTTTTGGAAAATTTCCAGAATCTTCAGCCTTGGCAGTGTAGCTTTGAGTCCCGTACTTTTCAGTTCATCGATCTTGGTCATTTGGTGCGCTAGAGAATTCAGTGGTGAGGCAACTGGCAACAACCTGGCGACGGCTCATCTTGAGGCTGCCAGTACAATGTTCAGCTCTTATTGTCACTTGGTTTGCCCATGTTTGATTCTCTTGCTCATCGCGTCTGTTTGAGTTCTTTGGCAGCACTTTTGCTCAGCCTCTCTGCCTGTAGCAGCATGGACGGGGCCAGCAACCGCTTGGTCTCCATCGTGACACCTTACAAAATTGACATTGTGCAAGGCAATTTTGTCTCTCGGGAACAAGTCGCCGCTCTCAAGGAGGGCATGAGTCGTAACCAAGTGCGCGACATTTTGGGCACCCCTTTGCTCAACAGTATTTTTCATACGGATCGATGGGACTATGTGTTCACCTTCAAGCGCCAAGGCATTGAGCCTCAAGCACGACGTGTGACCATCTTTTTCAAAGACGATGTATTGATCAAGGTACAAGCAGACAGCTTACCCAGTGAGGCCGAGTTTGTAGCATCGCTGGATTCAGGTCGAAAATCAGGCCCTATTCCAGTGCTTGAAATGTCACCGGAAAGCTTGCAAACCACTGCGCCAACAACCCCGGTTGCTGCACCGCAATCACCTGTACCACGGACCACCAGTTACCCTCCGCTGGAAACCACCACCAACTGATTTTCAAAATGACAGAGTCCATAATTCACCACATTTGCGTGGCTGGTGCCAGCGGGCGCATGGGGCGCATGTTGATCGAAGCAGTCTCAAAAGCCGATGACTGCAAGCTCAGCGGAGCCCTGGATGTGACCACCAGTCCGGCTGTAGGCGTAGACCCTGCAGCTTTTCTTGGAATCCATAGTGGCATTGCCATCACCGCTGATTTGCCCACGGGTCTGGCCCACGCCGATGCACTGATTGATTTCACACGCCCCGAAGGCACTTTGGCGCATTTACAGGTGTGTCGCGCACTCGGTGTTAATGCCGTCATTGGCACCACCGGATTCAGTGATGCGCAAAAGCTGGAAATTGCCGAACTTGCAAAAAACATTGCCATTGTGATGGCCCCCAACATGAGCGTGGGTGTGAATGTCACCCTCAAGCTGTTGGAACTTGCCGCCAAATCCCTCAGCACGGGTTACGACATTGAAATCATCGAAGCACATCACCGCCATAAGGTGGATGCACCCTCAGGCACGGCCTTGAAAATGGGTGAAGTGATTGCGGGCGCACTGGGTCGCGATCTCAAAGACTGTGCTGTTTATGCACGACAAGGCGTGACCGGAGAGCGCGATCCATCGAGCATTGGTTTTGCCACCATTCGTGGGGGCGACATTGTGGGCGACCACACTGTGTTGTTTGCAGGTACCGGGGAGCGTATTGAAATCAGCCACAAATCGGGCAGCCGCGTGTCTTACGCAGAGGGCAGCTTGCGTGCTGTACGGTTCTTGAAGGGACGCAAATCCGGCCTCTTCGACATGACCGACGTATTGAACCTGAAATGAATTTGGCCCAGTTTTTCTGGCAAGGTGATGCCTTGACACGCTCAGTAGCGTTGTTACTGTTGGCCATGTCAGTGGGAAGTTGGGTGGTGATTTTGTGGAAATCCTGGTTGCTGCACCGTGCCAGTGGTGATGTGGCACGTTGTGTGGCAGCGTTCTGGCAATCGACCAATGTAGAGGAAGCCAGTCTGAAAATCAAGGCTTTTGACCGTGGAGCGCTTGTTCTGCCTATGGTGGAAGCTATCAAAATTGAACCTGATGACACGCTGGCCTGCGTAGGTAACCGCGCCCAACAGTTAACTCGCGTCTTGCGTAATGCCTTGCATGGAGCGCTTGCCAAACTCCAGCACGGCCAGGTTTTATTGGCCACAGTGGGGGCCACTGCACCATTTGTAGGATTGTTGGGCACCGTGTGGGGCATCTACCATGCACTGATTGGCATTGCCAATGCAGGTCAAGTCACCATCGACAAAATTTCCGGCCCGGTCGGCGAATCTTTGATCATGACAGCAGCGGGCTTGATGGTAGCCATTCCAGCAGTCTTGGCCTTCAACGTGCTCGGCCGTGCGGTAACACGCATTGAAGCTGAACTCGAAGGCTTTGCCCGCGACCTGCGCGAACTTGGCAACGCTGGCCTGGATACCATCGCGGTCAAGCGTTAAAGGCTCTTACACATCATGTCATTTGGCCGCCTGGATTGCGCTGCGGGCTCACAACCCATGAGTGACATCAACATGACCCCTTTGATTGATGTGATGTTGGTCTTGGTGGTCATTTTCATCATCACCGCCCCCCTTTTGACTAGTTCGATCAAACTGGACTTACCCCAAACCGACGCAGCCAAGGCTGGGGATGCCCCCAAGTCGGTGACGGTGGTGATGGACGCTGCTGGCCAAATTTACCTGAAAGACCAACCCGTGACGCTGGATGAACTGGCACGGCAACTCAACTCGTCGGCTTCAGCCAATCCACAAACCGAAGTGCTGCTACGCGCCGACCAAGTGGTGCCCTATGGCCGCGTGGTTGAAGTGATGGGTGCCGCGCAAAAAGCCGGATTAAACCGTATTGGCTTTGTCGCAGATGCGACGGCATCAGCGAAGACTGGGGTAGTGGAATCCACGCCTGCAGTCAAACCCTAAAATTCACACCTATCTCAAGCCAAGTCGGCCGCAAATGCCGCATCTTCTGACTGCCATGCAAGACAAATACAACCACCTCGATGTTGAACCCGCTGCCCAAGCCCATTGGACGGCGCTGGATGCTTACCGCGTGACTGAAAACGCACTGGACGTTAACGGCAAACCCAAGAAAAAGTTCTACGCCTGCTCCATGCTGCCCTACCCCAGCGGCAAGTTACACATGGGCCATGTGCGCAACTACACCATCAACGACATGCTGACGCGCCAGCTGCGCATGCAGGGCTACAACGTGCTGATGCCCATGGGCTGGGATGCCTTTGGCCTGCCGGCGGAAAACGCCGCGCTGAAAAACGGTGTGCCACCGGCCCAATGGACGTTTGAGAACATCGCCTACATGAAGGGCCAGATGCAGGCCATGGGCCTGGCCATCGACTGGAGCCGCGAAGTGGCCACCTGCACGCCCGAGTACTACAAGTGGAACCAGTGGCTGTTTTTGAAAATGCTCGAAAAAGGCATTGCCTACCGCAAGACCCAGGTCGTCAACTGGGACCCGGTGGACATGACCGTGCTGGCCAATGAGCAGGTCATTGATGGCAAAGGCTGGCGCACCGGAGCGGTGGTCGAAAAACGCGAAATTCCGGGCTACTACCTGGCCATCACCCAGTACGCCGATGAGCTGCTGGCCAACGTCACCGGCGACAACATGCCCGGCTGGCCCGAGCGCGTCAAGCTGATGCAGGAAAACTGGATTGGCAAGTCTGAAGGTGTGCGTTTTGCCTTCACCCACGACATCAAGGGCGCTGACGGTGCGCTGATCGGTGACGGCAAGATGTACATCTTCACCACCCGCGCCGACACCATCATGGGCGTGACCTTCTGCGCGGTGGCCGCTGAACACCCGCTGGCTGTGCACGCCGCCACCCGCAATCCGGCGCTGGCAGCCTTCATTGAAGAATGCAAAAAGGGCGGTACCACCGAGGCGGAACTGGCTTTGAAAGAAAAAGTCGGCATGCCGACCGGCTTGTTTGTCACCCATCCGCTGACCGGCAAGCAGGTTGAAGTCTGGGTCGGCAATTACGTGCTGATGAGCTACGGTGACGGTGCGGTGATGGGTGTGCCAGCGCACGACGAGCGCGACTTTGCGTTCGCCCAGAAATACGGCTTAACAATAAAGCCGGTATATAGGCTACATAGCATAGTCCCAGCGGCGAAGGATGGAGAGCATGGTACCGATATCAGGAATGTTGATCCCGATGGGGAGTGGCGCGATTGGTATGGCTTGAAGCCTGGTGACCCGCGAGAGGACGGTGATCATGAGCTTATTAACTCTGGCAAATACGATGGGCTGCCTTATAAAGAGGCAATCAATGCGGTTGCCGCCGACCTGTCCGCCCTGGGCCTGGGTGAGAAAAAAGTCACCTGGCGCTTGCGCGACTGGGGCGTGAGCCGCCAGCGTTACTGGGGCACACCGATCCCGATCATCCATTGTGAGGAACACGGCGCGGTGCCGGTGCCCGAGAAAGACCTGCCGGTAGTGCTGCCGCAAGACTGCATCCCAGACGGTTCTGGCAACCCGCTGCACAAACACGAGGGCTTCCACGCTGGTGTCACCTGCCCGGTCTGTGGCAAGCCAGCCCGGCGCGAAACCGACACCATGGACACCTTCGTGGATTCATCCTGGTACTTCATGCGCTACTGCGATTCGACCAACTCAGAGAAGATGGTGGCCGAGGGTGCGGACTACTGGATGCCGATGGACCAGTACATCGGCGGCATCGAACACGCCATCCTGCACCTGTTGTACGCCCGCTTCTGGACCAAGGTGATGCGTGACCTGGGTCTCGTCAAGGTGGATGAGCCCTTCACCAAGCTGCTCACCCAAGGCATGGTGCTGAACCACATCTACAGCCGCCGCACCGACAAGGGTGGCAAAGACTATTTCTGGCCCAGCGATGTGGAGCACGTGTTGGACGACGCGGGCAAGGTGACTGGCGCGCGCCTGATCAAGGCCGTGGGAGATCTGCCGGTGGGTACACCCATTGACTATGAGGGCGTGGGCACCATGTCCAAGTCGAAAAACAACGGCGTGGACCCGCAGGACCTGATCGAAAAATACGGTGCTGACACCGCCCGCCTGTACACCATGTTCACCGCTCCACCCGAGGCCACGCTGGAGTGGAACGACGCGGCGGTGGAGGGCAGCTACCGTTTCCTGCGCCGGGTGTGGAATTTTGGTGTCAAATTGTTAGCTATTGATTCTGTAGCTGCTGACGCAAGTGTTATAAGCGCTACAAGCCTGAAAGATGTTGAATTCGGGAAAGAGGCGAAGGCCTTGCGGCTGGAAATCCACAGTGTGCTCAAGCAGGTGGACTACGACTACCAGCGTATGCAGTACAACACCGTGGTATCTGGCTGCATGAAAATGATCAATGCGCTGGAAGACTTCAAGGCCACGGACTGCGCCGGTGCGCAAGTGGCGCTGATCGAAGGTTTTGGCATTTTGCTGCGTTGCCTGTACCCGGCTACGCCGCACATCGCCCACACCTTGTGGTCAGAACTGGGTTACGCCAAGCCATTGGGCGATTTGCTGGATACACCCTGGCCCAGGGTCGACCCCAGCGCCCTGGTACAGGACGAGATCGAACTCATGCTGCAAGTGAATGGCAAGCTGCGTGGCTCTATGGTGGTCAGTGCCAGTGCGGACAAAGCGGCTATCGAACAAGCGGCACTGGCCAACGAGGTGTTCCTGAAGCTGGCCAATGGCGCGGCACCGAAGAAGGTGATTGTGGTGCCAGGCCGCTTGGTGAATCTGGTGGTTTAAACCATGCACGCCCCCCTGCCCCAAGCCAGTTTGACCATTCGGTCACGCCGCACTGCCTTGCAGTGGATGGCACTGACTGCCGCCAGTACCACACTGGCAGGCTGCGGTTTCAGACTGCGTGGCAGCCAGGCGTTTGCCTTCAGCCGGATTGCCATCATGCCCCACCCGGGCGGGGGCGTGGCACAAGAGCTGCGCCGTTCGTTTGGCGACGCAGTTCATGTGCTGACCGTAGATGAGCCCATCTCTCAAGCGCAACTGGTGCTGGATGTGGGCAATGAGCTGCGAGAAAAAGTGGTGGTGGGGGTCAATACCTCAGGTCAGGTGCGTGAATTCCAGTTGCGCCTGCGCGTTCAACTGCGCCTGCGTAACGCCAAGGGCAAAGCTCTGATTGAAGGTGTTGAGATTTCCCAACAACGTGAAATCAACTTCAATGAAACCGCCGTCCTGGCCAAGGAAGCTGAAGAGGTCTTGCTCTACCGAGACATGCAATCTGACATTGTTCAGCAAATCCTGCGCCGTCTGGTCACGGTTCAAGCGTCTCAACTGGATTGATTCAGGCCCCGCAAATGCGGTTTCAGATGAGGCCCTGCCTGCAGGCAGGGCGAACCATCACCACCCCAACCGGTGCCTGGGCAGAGAATCCTGATTTCATGCCAGCGTTTCCTCTGCAGCCAGTGTGGTGCGGTGAGCTTTGTTCCTTTGAACAAACGCCAAGTCTTGCGCAGGTTTGATCAAGCCATACAAATC is a window of Rhodoferax lithotrophicus DNA encoding:
- the fur gene encoding ferric iron uptake transcriptional regulator, with product MTKIDELKSTGLKATLPRLKILEIFQKGQQRHMTAEDVFRVLLLEHSDVGLATVYRVLAQFEQADILVRSHFESGKAVYELNEGQHHDHLVCLDCGRVEEFFDAEIEKRQHAVAKAKGFEIVDHALSLYAHCTRAHCQHRVP
- a CDS encoding outer membrane protein assembly factor BamE, which produces MFDSLAHRVCLSSLAALLLSLSACSSMDGASNRLVSIVTPYKIDIVQGNFVSREQVAALKEGMSRNQVRDILGTPLLNSIFHTDRWDYVFTFKRQGIEPQARRVTIFFKDDVLIKVQADSLPSEAEFVASLDSGRKSGPIPVLEMSPESLQTTAPTTPVAAPQSPVPRTTSYPPLETTTN
- the dapB gene encoding 4-hydroxy-tetrahydrodipicolinate reductase, which translates into the protein MTESIIHHICVAGASGRMGRMLIEAVSKADDCKLSGALDVTTSPAVGVDPAAFLGIHSGIAITADLPTGLAHADALIDFTRPEGTLAHLQVCRALGVNAVIGTTGFSDAQKLEIAELAKNIAIVMAPNMSVGVNVTLKLLELAAKSLSTGYDIEIIEAHHRHKVDAPSGTALKMGEVIAGALGRDLKDCAVYARQGVTGERDPSSIGFATIRGGDIVGDHTVLFAGTGERIEISHKSGSRVSYAEGSLRAVRFLKGRKSGLFDMTDVLNLK
- a CDS encoding MotA/TolQ/ExbB proton channel family protein translates to MNLAQFFWQGDALTRSVALLLLAMSVGSWVVILWKSWLLHRASGDVARCVAAFWQSTNVEEASLKIKAFDRGALVLPMVEAIKIEPDDTLACVGNRAQQLTRVLRNALHGALAKLQHGQVLLATVGATAPFVGLLGTVWGIYHALIGIANAGQVTIDKISGPVGESLIMTAAGLMVAIPAVLAFNVLGRAVTRIEAELEGFARDLRELGNAGLDTIAVKR
- a CDS encoding ExbD/TolR family protein, which codes for MSFGRLDCAAGSQPMSDINMTPLIDVMLVLVVIFIITAPLLTSSIKLDLPQTDAAKAGDAPKSVTVVMDAAGQIYLKDQPVTLDELARQLNSSASANPQTEVLLRADQVVPYGRVVEVMGAAQKAGLNRIGFVADATASAKTGVVESTPAVKP
- the leuS gene encoding leucine--tRNA ligase, giving the protein MQDKYNHLDVEPAAQAHWTALDAYRVTENALDVNGKPKKKFYACSMLPYPSGKLHMGHVRNYTINDMLTRQLRMQGYNVLMPMGWDAFGLPAENAALKNGVPPAQWTFENIAYMKGQMQAMGLAIDWSREVATCTPEYYKWNQWLFLKMLEKGIAYRKTQVVNWDPVDMTVLANEQVIDGKGWRTGAVVEKREIPGYYLAITQYADELLANVTGDNMPGWPERVKLMQENWIGKSEGVRFAFTHDIKGADGALIGDGKMYIFTTRADTIMGVTFCAVAAEHPLAVHAATRNPALAAFIEECKKGGTTEAELALKEKVGMPTGLFVTHPLTGKQVEVWVGNYVLMSYGDGAVMGVPAHDERDFAFAQKYGLTIKPVYRLHSIVPAAKDGEHGTDIRNVDPDGEWRDWYGLKPGDPREDGDHELINSGKYDGLPYKEAINAVAADLSALGLGEKKVTWRLRDWGVSRQRYWGTPIPIIHCEEHGAVPVPEKDLPVVLPQDCIPDGSGNPLHKHEGFHAGVTCPVCGKPARRETDTMDTFVDSSWYFMRYCDSTNSEKMVAEGADYWMPMDQYIGGIEHAILHLLYARFWTKVMRDLGLVKVDEPFTKLLTQGMVLNHIYSRRTDKGGKDYFWPSDVEHVLDDAGKVTGARLIKAVGDLPVGTPIDYEGVGTMSKSKNNGVDPQDLIEKYGADTARLYTMFTAPPEATLEWNDAAVEGSYRFLRRVWNFGVKLLAIDSVAADASVISATSLKDVEFGKEAKALRLEIHSVLKQVDYDYQRMQYNTVVSGCMKMINALEDFKATDCAGAQVALIEGFGILLRCLYPATPHIAHTLWSELGYAKPLGDLLDTPWPRVDPSALVQDEIELMLQVNGKLRGSMVVSASADKAAIEQAALANEVFLKLANGAAPKKVIVVPGRLVNLVV
- the lptE gene encoding LPS assembly lipoprotein LptE; translated protein: MHAPLPQASLTIRSRRTALQWMALTAASTTLAGCGFRLRGSQAFAFSRIAIMPHPGGGVAQELRRSFGDAVHVLTVDEPISQAQLVLDVGNELREKVVVGVNTSGQVREFQLRLRVQLRLRNAKGKALIEGVEISQQREINFNETAVLAKEAEEVLLYRDMQSDIVQQILRRLVTVQASQLD